A stretch of Mucilaginibacter terrae DNA encodes these proteins:
- a CDS encoding DMT family transporter: MAWIYLVIAALFETAWTYAVKYLKFSDFKYLTFTNFYSVEGLEIMAPLAAYIVFGIANVYFFSLALKHVSTATAFAVWTAVTLVFLKISEIVFLQQSISWTEAFFMLMIMAGIIGLKYNTVG, translated from the coding sequence ATGGCCTGGATATATTTAGTTATAGCGGCCTTGTTTGAAACCGCCTGGACGTATGCCGTTAAGTATTTAAAATTCAGTGATTTTAAATACTTAACCTTTACTAATTTTTACAGCGTAGAGGGGCTTGAAATTATGGCTCCGCTGGCGGCATACATTGTATTCGGAATTGCTAATGTATACTTCTTTTCACTTGCGCTAAAGCATGTTTCAACAGCCACCGCATTTGCCGTATGGACGGCCGTTACGCTGGTATTCCTCAAAATTTCCGAAATTGTGTTCCTCCAACAATCCATCTCCTGGACGGAAGCATTTTTTATGCTCATGATCATGGCCGGAATTATTGGGTTGAAGTATAATACAGTTGGGTAG
- a CDS encoding alpha-ketoacid dehydrogenase subunit alpha/beta, whose product MPESTLPATGNFTEHELSFNDFSKIVINDYRIGYESRQASILGRREVLTGKAKFGIFGDGKEVAQLAMAKAFKKGDWRAGYYRDQTFMFATGMSTLKEFFAQLYAHPDIEKDPASGGRQMNCHYATRFANPDGSMVNQADSLNCSADISTTGGHMPRLLGLAYASKLYRQNKELEGLKQFSVNGNEVAFGSIGNGATSEGIFLETFNAAGVLQVPMAISVWDDAYAISVPASLQTTKEDISEALRGFQREAGTNGYEIFKVRGWDYVALCETYTVAIEMCRTEHVPVLIHVTEITQPQGHSTSGSHERYKPAERLAWEAEHDCLLQMRKWMLNSAMITEAELEELEETAKKHVRNSQREAWNELSSEIKAELEEGAALIEQLARHSSVKELSKVATTLRACVDPGRKDIVGAVRKALRLTAKEHHPERKALLDWLAEETKANNERYNSKLFSDTPLSPLNVPVIAAKYAADAKMLDGREILNAAFDAAFERDERIVAFGEDVGAIGDVNQGFAGLQAKFGDLRITDTGIRESSIIGQGMGLAMRGLKPIAEIQYLDYWIWAITVLSDDIASLSYRTKGGQKAPLIVRTRGHRLEGIWHSGSPMGALLNALRGIHICVPRNMTQAAGMYNTLLQGDEPAMVIESLNGYRLKEKMPSNIGEFTVPLGKVDLIRQGTDVTVISYGSTLRIVEEAAVELQAMGISVEIIDPQTLYPFDLDKDCVKSLQKTNKLLVVDEDIPGGGSAYILQNVLEDQGGYSFLDSAPKTLCAKEHRPPYGSDGDYFTKPSVDDIIEAVYNIMHDSNPGKYPAIF is encoded by the coding sequence ATGCCCGAAAGCACACTACCGGCAACCGGCAACTTTACAGAGCACGAATTGAGTTTTAACGATTTCAGCAAAATTGTTATAAACGATTATCGTATAGGTTACGAGAGCAGGCAGGCCAGTATACTTGGTCGCCGCGAAGTGCTCACCGGTAAGGCCAAGTTTGGAATATTTGGAGATGGCAAGGAAGTGGCTCAACTGGCTATGGCTAAGGCCTTTAAAAAAGGCGACTGGCGCGCCGGTTATTACCGCGACCAAACCTTTATGTTTGCCACCGGCATGAGCACGCTTAAAGAATTTTTTGCCCAGCTTTACGCCCACCCCGATATTGAAAAAGACCCGGCATCGGGCGGCAGGCAAATGAATTGCCACTATGCCACCCGCTTTGCCAACCCCGATGGCAGCATGGTTAACCAGGCCGATAGCCTGAACTGCTCGGCCGATATATCAACCACCGGCGGTCATATGCCCCGCCTGTTGGGCCTGGCTTATGCCTCAAAACTATATCGCCAAAACAAAGAATTGGAAGGCTTAAAGCAGTTTTCGGTAAATGGCAACGAGGTTGCCTTTGGCAGCATTGGCAACGGCGCCACCAGCGAGGGTATATTTTTAGAGACCTTTAACGCGGCCGGTGTACTGCAGGTACCTATGGCAATTTCGGTTTGGGACGATGCCTATGCTATTTCGGTACCGGCCAGTTTACAAACCACTAAAGAAGATATATCTGAAGCCCTGCGCGGTTTTCAGCGCGAAGCGGGCACCAACGGTTACGAAATATTTAAGGTACGCGGCTGGGATTATGTTGCCCTGTGCGAAACCTACACCGTAGCTATTGAAATGTGCCGTACCGAGCATGTGCCCGTATTAATACACGTTACCGAAATTACGCAGCCGCAAGGCCACTCCACATCAGGTTCGCACGAGCGTTACAAACCGGCAGAGCGTTTGGCCTGGGAGGCCGAGCACGATTGTTTGCTGCAAATGCGCAAATGGATGCTTAACTCGGCAATGATTACCGAAGCAGAATTAGAAGAGCTGGAAGAAACCGCCAAAAAGCATGTACGCAATAGCCAGCGTGAAGCCTGGAACGAGCTGTCATCAGAAATTAAAGCCGAACTGGAAGAAGGCGCAGCTTTAATAGAGCAACTGGCCCGCCATTCATCGGTAAAAGAACTGAGCAAAGTGGCCACAACCTTGCGTGCTTGTGTTGATCCCGGTCGTAAGGATATAGTTGGCGCGGTACGTAAAGCACTGCGCTTAACCGCTAAAGAACATCATCCTGAGCGTAAGGCACTCCTTGATTGGCTGGCTGAAGAAACTAAAGCTAATAATGAGCGCTATAACTCCAAACTATTCAGCGATACGCCTTTATCGCCGCTTAATGTGCCTGTTATTGCGGCTAAATATGCTGCTGATGCCAAAATGCTGGATGGCCGCGAAATATTAAATGCAGCCTTTGATGCAGCCTTTGAGCGCGACGAACGCATTGTAGCCTTTGGCGAAGACGTAGGTGCCATTGGCGACGTGAACCAGGGTTTTGCCGGTTTACAAGCAAAATTTGGCGATCTGCGGATTACCGATACCGGCATCCGCGAATCGAGTATTATTGGGCAAGGCATGGGGTTGGCCATGCGTGGCCTTAAACCCATTGCCGAAATTCAGTATTTAGACTACTGGATCTGGGCTATTACCGTACTCAGCGATGATATTGCCAGCCTGAGCTACCGCACCAAAGGCGGCCAAAAAGCACCGTTGATAGTACGTACCCGTGGTCACCGTTTAGAGGGCATATGGCATTCAGGGTCGCCTATGGGGGCTTTGCTGAATGCTTTGCGTGGTATACACATTTGTGTTCCGCGTAATATGACCCAGGCTGCCGGCATGTATAATACCCTATTGCAAGGCGATGAACCGGCAATGGTAATTGAAAGCCTGAATGGTTACCGTCTGAAAGAAAAAATGCCATCGAACATTGGCGAGTTTACTGTGCCGCTGGGTAAGGTAGATTTAATACGCCAGGGCACCGATGTTACCGTAATTTCTTACGGCTCAACCTTGCGTATTGTGGAAGAAGCCGCAGTAGAATTGCAAGCCATGGGCATCAGTGTAGAGATCATCGACCCGCAAACCCTCTACCCTTTCGATCTGGATAAGGATTGCGTTAAATCGCTTCAAAAAACCAACAAACTACTGGTGGTTGATGAAGATATTCCGGGTGGAGGTTCGGCTTATATATTACAAAATGTGCTCGAAGATCAGGGCGGCTATTCGTTCCTCGATTCGGCACCCAAAACGCTGTGCGCTAAAGAACACCGCCCACCTTATGGGTCTGATGGTGATTACTTTACCAAGCCATCGGTTGATGATATTATAGAAGCAGTGTACAACATTATGCACGATAGCAATCCGGGCAAGTATCCGGCTATATTTTAA
- a CDS encoding sterol desaturase family protein: MPQDKLLTITTTILVCWVILIIAWERIAPYRKGLPFFREGFWVDLVWYTLIQSYFLKIIIFDYIIAPVQRNFNWADWQFVKDWPLAVQVLFFVITHDLYIYLFHRFQHSNKVFWRIHEAHHSGKEVDFLAGSRSHVLEIIINQTIEFAPIILLGANPAVIPIKALIDAMFGMFIHANIRVNLGKLKYIINTPELHLWHHANYQEVFHANFSTKFSFWDYLLGTAYDPGHAPGNKPENWGLGYAYPKDYFLQHAFSGKTL, translated from the coding sequence ATGCCACAGGATAAGCTGCTTACCATAACCACTACCATACTCGTTTGCTGGGTAATACTTATTATTGCCTGGGAACGTATTGCACCCTACCGCAAAGGTTTACCTTTTTTTAGGGAAGGCTTTTGGGTTGATTTGGTTTGGTATACGCTTATCCAAAGCTACTTTTTAAAGATCATTATTTTTGATTATATCATAGCGCCTGTACAGCGCAATTTTAATTGGGCCGACTGGCAGTTTGTAAAAGACTGGCCGTTAGCTGTACAGGTGCTATTCTTCGTCATCACACACGACCTCTACATCTACCTGTTTCACCGTTTTCAGCACAGCAACAAGGTTTTCTGGCGCATTCATGAGGCGCACCACTCGGGCAAGGAAGTTGATTTTTTGGCCGGATCACGCTCCCACGTGCTCGAAATTATCATCAACCAAACCATTGAGTTTGCGCCCATTATTTTGTTAGGGGCCAATCCTGCCGTAATACCCATCAAGGCACTCATCGATGCCATGTTTGGTATGTTTATTCATGCCAACATCAGGGTGAATTTGGGTAAGCTTAAATACATCATTAACACCCCCGAGCTGCACCTTTGGCACCACGCCAATTACCAGGAAGTGTTTCATGCTAATTTCTCCACCAAGTTTTCCTTTTGGGATTACCTGTTAGGTACCGCTTACGATCCCGGCCATGCGCCCGGCAATAAGCCCGAAAACTGGGGCTTAGGTTATGCTTATCCTAAAGACTATTTTTTGCAGCATGCCTTTTCGGGTAAAACGCTTTGA
- a CDS encoding DUF1573 domain-containing protein: MKKLIILFAVILGFGVAAHAQDSQKAEFKFNEEKHDFGKIPKGTPATTVFEFTNVGTEPLILTEVRPTCGCTIADYTKTPVQKGQKGTIKITYNAAVASPFSKTIVVTSNAKTPVKNLIILGEVVESPASHTK, from the coding sequence ATGAAAAAGCTGATCATACTTTTTGCGGTAATACTGGGTTTCGGTGTTGCTGCGCATGCACAAGATAGCCAAAAGGCTGAGTTTAAATTTAACGAGGAAAAACACGATTTTGGTAAAATACCAAAGGGCACACCTGCTACTACGGTATTTGAATTTACCAACGTAGGCACCGAGCCTTTAATATTAACCGAGGTTAGGCCAACCTGCGGCTGTACCATTGCCGATTATACCAAAACACCGGTACAAAAAGGCCAAAAAGGTACCATTAAAATCACCTACAATGCTGCCGTTGCATCACCGTTTAGCAAAACTATTGTAGTTACTTCTAACGCTAAAACCCCGGTTAAAAACCTGATCATTTTAGGTGAGGTGGTTGAAAGCCCGGCTTCGCATACCAAATAA
- a CDS encoding SDR family oxidoreductase produces the protein MTDLFSLHGKTAIVTGALGLIGRKHCEALANAGANVIVADRDECAVEQFARHLGNSHLGIVIDVTSKESVTVACEAILHQYDTIDILVNNAAINDMFENPAMAKELSAFENYPLDAFQKSLDVNITGVFLCSQVFGSVMAEQGSGSIINVASTYGMVGPDQSIYRNECGEQTFYKSAAYPVTKGAVINFTRFLAAYWGNKGVRVNTLSPGGVENNQSENFIQKYAAKTPLGRMAQANDYQGALVYLASDASAYMTGANLVVDGGWTAI, from the coding sequence ATGACAGATTTGTTTTCATTACATGGAAAAACGGCCATTGTAACCGGCGCGCTGGGGCTAATTGGCCGTAAACATTGCGAGGCTTTAGCCAACGCAGGAGCCAACGTTATTGTTGCTGACCGTGACGAATGCGCCGTTGAGCAATTTGCCAGGCACCTGGGCAACAGCCATTTGGGCATCGTTATCGATGTTACCAGCAAAGAATCGGTTACGGTTGCTTGCGAGGCCATTTTGCATCAGTATGATACCATTGATATACTGGTAAACAATGCCGCCATTAACGATATGTTCGAAAACCCGGCTATGGCCAAAGAGCTGTCGGCGTTTGAGAATTACCCGTTGGATGCCTTTCAAAAATCGTTGGATGTAAACATCACAGGCGTGTTTTTGTGCTCGCAGGTATTTGGTTCGGTAATGGCCGAGCAGGGGAGCGGCAGCATTATCAATGTGGCATCTACCTACGGCATGGTTGGCCCCGATCAAAGCATTTACCGTAACGAGTGCGGCGAGCAAACCTTTTATAAATCGGCCGCTTACCCGGTAACGAAGGGCGCGGTTATAAATTTTACCCGCTTTTTGGCCGCTTACTGGGGCAATAAAGGTGTACGTGTAAATACGCTGTCGCCGGGTGGTGTGGAGAATAATCAAAGCGAAAATTTTATCCAGAAATATGCTGCCAAAACACCGTTGGGCCGCATGGCGCAGGCCAATGATTATCAAGGTGCTTTAGTGTACCTGGCCAGTGATGCCTCTGCTTACATGACGGGAGCCAACCTGGTGGTTGACGGCGGTTGGACAGCTATATAA
- a CDS encoding transketolase family protein has product MSYEELLTQTALADEQVIVMTAENRALVRNLPGILGKRFIDTGITEQTMIGAAAGLALRGRTPIVHALAAFLTMRAFEFVRTDLGIAGLPAKLSGFIPGLLSDANGPTHQAIEDVSIMRGIPNMTVFAPADEDDLVKMLPDVWQSPDPAYIRINTRKTTYNHATFEMGKAEVICTGIDVTILTYGLLFEQALIAVDMLKAEGLSVGLVNMRSLKPVDEEAILTVAASSQLLVTLEDHFVTGGLYTIVAEVLLKHQTTAKVLPMALNEKWFRPALLPDVLQHEGFTGKQIAETILGYQTAHQQPEILKPQFAE; this is encoded by the coding sequence ATGAGCTACGAAGAACTTTTAACCCAAACCGCCCTGGCCGATGAGCAGGTGATAGTAATGACGGCCGAAAACCGTGCCCTGGTACGCAACCTACCCGGTATTTTAGGCAAACGTTTTATTGATACCGGCATTACCGAACAAACCATGATAGGCGCTGCCGCAGGCTTAGCTTTGCGCGGTCGCACTCCCATAGTACATGCATTGGCCGCGTTTTTAACCATGCGTGCCTTTGAGTTTGTACGTACCGATTTGGGTATTGCAGGCTTGCCGGCTAAACTGAGTGGATTTATTCCGGGCTTATTGTCAGATGCTAATGGTCCAACACATCAAGCTATTGAAGATGTATCCATTATGCGTGGCATACCCAATATGACCGTGTTTGCACCAGCTGATGAAGACGATTTGGTGAAGATGTTACCCGATGTTTGGCAATCGCCAGATCCTGCATATATCCGTATTAATACACGTAAAACCACTTACAATCACGCTACGTTTGAAATGGGCAAAGCCGAGGTGATTTGCACCGGAATTGATGTAACTATACTGACCTATGGCCTGCTTTTCGAACAAGCTTTAATAGCTGTCGATATGCTTAAAGCCGAAGGCCTGTCGGTTGGATTGGTGAACATGCGTAGCCTTAAACCGGTTGACGAGGAAGCCATTCTCACCGTTGCTGCCAGCAGCCAGTTATTAGTAACCCTCGAAGACCATTTTGTAACCGGTGGTTTATACACCATTGTTGCCGAGGTATTGCTCAAGCATCAAACCACAGCCAAAGTGCTGCCAATGGCCTTGAACGAAAAATGGTTCAGGCCGGCCTTACTGCCCGATGTTTTGCAGCACGAAGGCTTTACCGGCAAGCAGATCGCCGAAACCATTCTTGGTTACCAAACCGCTCATCAACAACCCGAAATTTTGAAACCTCAATTTGCTGAATAA
- a CDS encoding N-acetylneuraminate synthase family protein: MNEILKQKANDIKLLLTDCDGVLTDAGVYYGDIGELLKKFSMRDGMGVERLRKYAGIETGIITGELSASVTKRADKLGIAELHLGAKNKPAVFNEIINRLGLQPHEVAYIGDDYNDLEVMKLAAITACPADALPQVKAQVNMVCELKGGEGCFREFAEWLIEAKNEASMYPVGQGYIILTNGRKIGKGEPAYIIAEIGINHNGSLETAKQLIDEAVAAKADAVKFQKRTPEICVPKDQWEIMRDTPWGRISYIDYKRKTEFGIAEYAAIDQYCKKLGIDWFVSPWDTNAVDFMEHFDTVIYKLASASLTDLALIQRILETGKPLMLSTGMSTVKEIETTMAYIRNFDENYPLCIAHSTSAYPCPPQELNLKMIETLAAKYPGIPVGYSGHETGLATTVAAVAMGATFVERHFTLDRAMWGSDHAASVEPGGFQRLVKDIRDVETGAGDGVKKVYDSEIGPMKRLRVNISDEYKEKPVA; this comes from the coding sequence ATGAACGAAATTTTAAAGCAAAAAGCAAACGACATTAAATTGTTGCTTACCGATTGTGACGGCGTATTAACTGATGCCGGGGTTTATTACGGTGATATTGGCGAATTACTGAAAAAGTTCAGCATGCGCGATGGTATGGGTGTGGAACGCTTACGTAAATATGCAGGCATCGAAACCGGAATCATCACCGGCGAACTTTCTGCATCGGTAACTAAACGTGCTGACAAGCTGGGTATTGCCGAATTGCATTTAGGCGCAAAAAACAAGCCTGCTGTATTTAACGAGATCATTAACCGTTTGGGTTTACAGCCGCACGAGGTTGCCTACATTGGTGATGATTATAACGATTTGGAAGTAATGAAACTGGCAGCTATAACTGCTTGCCCGGCTGATGCGCTACCGCAAGTTAAAGCACAGGTTAATATGGTTTGCGAGCTTAAAGGCGGCGAAGGCTGTTTCCGTGAGTTTGCTGAATGGCTTATAGAAGCTAAGAACGAAGCGTCGATGTACCCGGTTGGACAAGGCTATATTATCTTGACCAATGGCCGTAAAATTGGCAAAGGCGAGCCTGCTTATATAATTGCCGAGATAGGTATTAACCACAATGGTTCGTTAGAAACAGCTAAACAACTGATAGACGAGGCCGTAGCTGCTAAAGCCGATGCGGTTAAATTCCAGAAACGTACCCCCGAAATTTGCGTGCCTAAAGACCAATGGGAAATTATGCGCGATACCCCATGGGGCCGCATCTCCTACATCGACTATAAACGTAAAACCGAGTTTGGTATAGCCGAATACGCCGCTATTGATCAGTACTGTAAAAAACTGGGTATCGATTGGTTCGTGTCTCCGTGGGATACCAATGCGGTTGATTTTATGGAGCATTTCGATACCGTGATCTATAAACTGGCTTCGGCTTCGTTAACTGATCTGGCTTTAATTCAGCGTATCCTCGAAACCGGTAAACCGCTGATGTTGTCAACAGGTATGTCTACCGTTAAAGAGATCGAAACTACAATGGCTTACATCCGTAATTTTGATGAGAATTACCCGCTGTGCATCGCCCATTCAACATCAGCATATCCATGCCCGCCCCAAGAGTTGAATTTGAAAATGATCGAAACTTTAGCGGCTAAATATCCGGGTATACCGGTTGGCTATTCGGGTCACGAAACAGGTTTGGCTACCACCGTTGCGGCTGTGGCCATGGGAGCAACCTTTGTGGAGCGCCACTTTACCTTAGACCGCGCCATGTGGGGATCGGATCATGCTGCTTCGGTTGAGCCGGGAGGTTTTCAGCGTTTGGTGAAAGACATTCGCGATGTGGAAACTGGTGCCGGCGACGGTGTTAAGAAAGTATACGATTCGGAAATTGGTCCGATGAAACGCCTGCGCGTAAATATTAGCGATGAGTATAAAGAAAAACCTGTTGCTTAA
- the htpG gene encoding molecular chaperone HtpG codes for MQEKGTISIHTENIFPIIKKFLYSDNEIFLRELVSNAVDATQKIKRLSSLGQYNGELGELQVEVAFDEAAKTITISDNGLGMTADEIKKYINQIAFSGATEFMEKFKEAKDANEIIGRFGLGFYSAFMVADKVEINTLSYQEGAEPARWTCDGSTEFEISEGSRTTRGTDIILYVNKDSEEFVDKQKLQGILDKYAKFLPVPIKFGERTDSVPDGEDEEGKPKYMQVVSDNIINETTPIWTKSPSELKDEDYLQFYKELYPFSEDPLFWIHLNVDYPFNLTGVLYFPKVKNDFDFQRNKIKLFSRQVFITDEVKDIVPEFLMLLHGVIDSPDIPLNVSRSFLQADSNVKKINTYITKKVADKLSEIFKADRKAYEEKWSDIGLFVKYGYVSDEKFAEKAKDFVLLTNTVKENYTLTEYKEKVEAVQTDKDGQLVYIYTNEPEKQDSFIQSATKKGYDVLVMNSPIDNHFVGHLEQKLEKTSLKRVDADVADKLIKKDDAPATVLTDEQVTQVKAVFEKAITKPGFKVELESLNPEELPVTVTMDEFMRRMKEMAQMGGGMGFYGNMPDSYKVVVNGNHKLINRILETGDEAAQSQLAKQAFDLALLSQGLLTGAELTEFVNRSVSLI; via the coding sequence ATGCAAGAAAAAGGAACGATTTCGATTCACACCGAAAACATTTTCCCGATCATTAAGAAATTTTTATACTCTGATAACGAGATCTTTTTGCGCGAGCTGGTATCAAACGCCGTTGATGCTACGCAGAAAATTAAACGCTTATCATCATTAGGTCAATACAACGGCGAACTGGGCGAATTGCAGGTTGAAGTTGCCTTTGACGAAGCTGCCAAAACCATCACCATTAGCGACAATGGCCTGGGTATGACTGCCGATGAAATTAAGAAATACATTAACCAGATAGCATTTTCGGGTGCTACTGAGTTTATGGAGAAATTCAAAGAAGCTAAAGATGCCAACGAGATCATCGGTCGTTTTGGTTTGGGCTTCTACTCTGCCTTTATGGTGGCCGACAAGGTTGAAATTAATACCCTGAGCTACCAGGAAGGTGCCGAACCTGCCCGTTGGACCTGCGATGGCAGCACCGAATTTGAAATTAGCGAAGGCAGCCGTACCACACGCGGTACCGATATAATTTTGTACGTTAATAAAGACTCGGAAGAGTTTGTAGACAAACAAAAATTACAGGGAATTTTGGATAAGTATGCCAAATTCCTGCCGGTGCCTATTAAATTTGGCGAGCGTACCGATTCGGTTCCTGATGGTGAAGATGAAGAAGGCAAGCCTAAATACATGCAGGTAGTGAGTGATAATATTATCAATGAAACTACCCCTATCTGGACCAAATCTCCTTCAGAATTAAAAGACGAAGATTACCTGCAATTCTATAAAGAGCTATACCCGTTCTCTGAAGATCCATTATTCTGGATTCACCTTAATGTTGATTATCCGTTTAACTTAACCGGCGTTTTGTACTTCCCTAAGGTGAAAAACGACTTTGATTTTCAACGCAATAAGATCAAATTATTTTCGCGCCAGGTGTTTATTACCGATGAGGTTAAAGACATTGTACCTGAATTTTTGATGTTGCTACACGGCGTTATCGATTCGCCCGATATTCCGTTGAACGTATCGCGCAGCTTTTTGCAGGCCGATAGCAATGTGAAGAAGATCAACACTTACATTACCAAAAAGGTGGCTGATAAACTGAGCGAAATATTTAAAGCCGACCGTAAAGCTTACGAAGAAAAATGGAGTGATATTGGCCTGTTTGTTAAATATGGCTACGTAAGCGATGAAAAGTTTGCCGAAAAAGCTAAAGACTTTGTTTTGTTAACCAACACCGTTAAAGAAAACTACACGTTAACTGAATACAAAGAGAAAGTAGAAGCCGTACAAACTGATAAAGATGGTCAGTTGGTATACATATACACTAACGAGCCTGAAAAACAAGATTCGTTCATACAATCGGCCACTAAGAAGGGGTATGATGTACTGGTGATGAACTCTCCTATCGACAATCACTTTGTAGGTCACCTGGAGCAAAAGCTGGAGAAAACTTCGCTTAAACGTGTGGATGCCGACGTTGCCGATAAATTGATTAAGAAAGACGATGCCCCTGCAACTGTACTAACCGACGAGCAGGTTACCCAGGTAAAAGCTGTATTTGAAAAAGCCATTACCAAACCCGGCTTTAAAGTGGAGTTGGAGAGCTTAAACCCTGAAGAGCTACCCGTAACCGTAACCATGGACGAGTTTATGCGCCGCATGAAAGAAATGGCACAAATGGGTGGCGGCATGGGCTTTTACGGCAACATGCCCGATAGCTACAAAGTGGTGGTAAATGGCAACCACAAACTCATTAACCGTATTTTAGAAACCGGTGACGAAGCAGCACAATCACAACTGGCTAAACAGGCATTTGATTTGGCCCTGCTATCGCAAGGTTTATTAACCGGTGCTGAGTTAACGGAGTTTGTTAACCGCAGCGTTAGCCTGATCTAA
- a CDS encoding helix-turn-helix domain-containing protein produces MKALCDARTKAVAANIRKVREFRNYTQDYLAAKLDISQNAYSKIELGYSNITLNRLLSIADILEADLTDLLTIDKKLQLQDAKV; encoded by the coding sequence ATGAAAGCCTTGTGCGATGCACGGACCAAAGCGGTTGCCGCAAACATTAGAAAAGTACGGGAGTTTAGAAATTATACACAAGACTACCTTGCTGCAAAACTCGATATTTCGCAAAATGCGTATAGCAAAATTGAATTGGGTTACAGCAACATTACTCTTAACCGGTTGCTCAGCATTGCCGATATTTTAGAAGCCGATTTAACCGACCTGCTAACTATCGACAAAAAACTACAGTTGCAAGACGCGAAGGTTTAA
- a CDS encoding aminotransferase class III-fold pyridoxal phosphate-dependent enzyme, whose product MSNKVSFNSNYPDITQSDKLYQRALNVQKPVTQTLAKGPGQFTVGVAPKYLVKGKGSHVWDVDGNEFIDFNAAIGPLSLGYAYPAVDEAIKAQLNDGITFSLMHPLEVELSELIQEVIPNAEAVKIAKTGADVCSAAIRVARAFTGRDKVFCCGYHGWHDWYIGITSRNAGIPEAIQDMTYTFEYNDIASIKAALDETVAAVILEPFIFEAPAPGFLQELAELCKENGTLLIFDEMWTGFRIAVGGAQEYFNVKADLAVFSKACANGMPIALLTGRADVMELFNSQVFSYTTFGGEALSLAACVATINELIDKNVPQYLDEKGALLKDGYNQLAIELGMDQYTRCIGFNCRTMVTFTPEAGNALEVKTLMQQEMIKRGVLWAGFHNMCYSHTNEDITYTLKAYRDVLPIVKEAILSGDVKGYLKGEVLEAVFRKVSNYNIKPKTTAAL is encoded by the coding sequence ATGTCAAATAAAGTATCATTTAACAGCAATTACCCCGACATTACCCAGTCGGACAAACTATATCAACGTGCCCTTAACGTTCAAAAGCCGGTTACCCAAACGTTGGCAAAAGGCCCGGGGCAGTTTACAGTAGGCGTAGCGCCAAAGTACCTGGTAAAAGGCAAGGGCTCACACGTGTGGGATGTGGATGGTAACGAATTCATCGACTTTAATGCTGCTATCGGCCCTTTATCTTTAGGATATGCTTACCCGGCGGTTGACGAGGCTATTAAAGCACAACTGAATGATGGTATCACCTTTTCGCTGATGCACCCGCTGGAGGTTGAACTATCTGAATTAATTCAGGAAGTGATACCTAATGCCGAGGCCGTTAAAATTGCTAAAACCGGTGCCGATGTATGTTCGGCAGCTATCCGCGTAGCCCGTGCATTTACTGGTCGCGATAAGGTGTTTTGCTGTGGCTACCACGGGTGGCACGATTGGTACATTGGTATTACCAGCCGTAACGCGGGCATCCCCGAAGCCATTCAGGACATGACCTATACTTTTGAGTATAACGACATAGCCTCTATTAAAGCAGCTTTAGACGAAACCGTTGCCGCTGTAATTTTAGAGCCCTTCATATTTGAGGCACCTGCGCCGGGCTTTTTACAGGAGCTTGCGGAGCTATGTAAAGAAAACGGCACCTTGCTCATTTTCGATGAAATGTGGACCGGTTTCCGCATAGCCGTAGGCGGTGCTCAGGAATATTTCAATGTAAAAGCCGATTTGGCCGTGTTTTCAAAAGCATGTGCCAACGGTATGCCCATAGCCCTGTTAACCGGCCGTGCCGATGTTATGGAGCTGTTCAACTCGCAGGTATTCAGTTATACCACCTTTGGCGGCGAGGCTTTATCGCTGGCGGCTTGCGTGGCTACAATTAACGAGCTTATCGACAAAAACGTTCCGCAATATCTCGACGAAAAAGGTGCTTTGTTAAAAGACGGTTACAATCAACTGGCCATTGAGTTGGGTATGGACCAATACACCCGTTGCATTGGCTTTAACTGCCGTACCATGGTAACCTTTACGCCGGAGGCCGGTAACGCTTTAGAGGTAAAAACCCTCATGCAGCAGGAAATGATTAAACGTGGTGTGCTTTGGGCCGGTTTCCATAATATGTGCTACAGCCACACTAATGAGGATATTACGTATACCCTTAAGGCTTACCGCGATGTGCTGCCGATAGTTAAAGAAGCCATTTTAAGCGGCGACGTAAAAGGCTATTTGAAAGGGGAAGTTTTGGAAGCCGTATTCCGTAAGGTAAGTAATTACAATATCAAACCTAAAACTACTGCTGCGCTGTAA